In Tsuneonella sp. CC-YZS046, the genomic window AAGTGAAATGCGGGATGTGCCGTTTCAATTCAGCCATGCGCAGCGCGATCTGCCTGCGCATCCCCTGAACCGGAAACTGCCGGTCAGCACGCTCCTCCGCAGGCAAATCGGGCCGTGCGGCACGGCCGCCGAGAAGAAATGCGTCGAGATCGGCATGATGAATCTGCCCATCGGGCGCGGGGACCGCCGACAATTCGATGCCGAGCTGTTTCGCCCGCTTTCGGACCGCCGGCGACGCCAGCACCTGTCCTTCGCGCCGCTCGCCGAAGGTCCCGACTGTCTCGGATTGCACAGTTGCCTCTGAGGCATCCTCCGAATCCAGCGGCGGCTTGTCGGACTGCCCGGATGGTCGGGCAGCCACGGCGGGTTCTTCCATTCCCTGCCCAGCGGAACTCGCCTGGTCTTCGTCCGTCTCGATCACCACCAGCACGGACCCGATCGGCAGGATATCGCCGACCTTGCCGCCCACTTCGGTGATTATCCCGGCCCTCGGCGTCTCCAGATCGACCGTGGCCTTGTCGGTCATGGCGGAAGCCACCAGCTGGTCTTCCTCCACCCGGTCGCCCACGGCCACATGCCATTCGACGATTTCGGCCTCTGCGACGCCTTCGCCAATATCCGGAAGCTTGAATTCGAACCTCGGCATAGCGCTAATCCTGCATCAGTCGATCCAGGGCCTCGCCGATCCGGATCGGCCCCGGGAAATACGCCCATTCCAGCGAATGGGGATATGGCGTGTCGAAGCCGGTCACCCGTTCGATCGGCGCTTCGAGATGATAGAAGCAGCGCTCCTGCACCAGGGCCGACAGCTCCGCGCCGAAGCCGCTCGTCCGGGTAGCTTCGTGAATAATCAGGCAGCGGCCCGTCTTCCTGACCGAAGCCTCGATCGCTTCGATGTCGAGCGGCAGCAGGGTCCTGAGATCGATCAGTTCCCCATTGATCCCACGGTCTTCGAGGACCTGCCCGGCGACATGCACCATCGTTCCATATGTCAGGATCGTGCATTCATCCCCCTCGCGCACGATCTTCGCCTTCCCCAGCGGTATTCTGAAATATTCCTCGTCGACATCGGCATCGGGATGATCGGCCCAGCTCCTCGCAGGCTGATCGTATTTGCCGTTGAACGGCCCGTTATAGCAGCGCTTGGGCTCCATGAAGATCACCGGATCGTTGTCCTCGATGGCGGCGATCAGCAGGCCCTTGGCGTCGCGGGGGGTGGACGGCACAACCGTCTTGATGCCGGAAATATGGGTGAACAGGCTCTCCGGGGACTGGCTGTGCGTCTGCCCGCCGAAAATGCCGCCTCCGAACGGCACGCGGACCGTCATCGGGCAGATGAAGTCCCCCGCCGAACGATATCTGATCCGGGCCGCTTCGCTGATGATCTGATCCAGGCCGGGATAGATGTAATCGGCAAACTGGATTTCCGGCACGGGGCGCAATCCATAGGCAGCCATTCCGATTGCCGCGCCGATGATCCCGCATTCGCTGATGGGGGTATCGAAGCAGCGTTGCTTGCCGAATTCCGCCTGCAAGCCGGCGGTGACCCGGAACACGCCGCCGAAATATCCCACATCCTCGCCCAGCACGACGATGCGATCATCCCGTGCCATCATCACGCGAAGCGCGCTGTTGATAGCCTGGACCATCGTCATTCGGGCCACTTCAGCTTCCTTTCGTGAATGGCCTGGGCGCATTGCTCCTTCAGGTGCCACGGCAGTTTCTCGAACACATCCTGGAACATGGTCTGGTCGGGCTGGTGAAGGCCATGGCCGAGGATGCCATTGCGCTCCGCCTCCTTCTGGGCGGCCTGCACTTCCCTCGCCACTTCCAGATCCATCGCCTCTTGCCGTTCCGCGTCCCAGATGCCCTCCGCGATGCAATGGCGCTTGAGGCGGGTGATCGGGTCGCCCAGCGGCCACTCCTCCCGTTCCTGCGCGCTGCGATAGGCGGACGGATCATCCGATGTGCTGTGCGCCTCCGCCCGATAGGTGAAAAGCTCGATCAGCGAGGGGCCGAGGTTCAACCTCGCCCGGTCGGCCGCCCAGCGGGTTGCCGCATAGACCGCCAGTATGTCGTTCCCGTCAACCCGCAAACCGGGGATGCCGTAACCGATGGCCCGCGCCGCGAAGGTGGTCCGCTCGCTTCCCGCAAATCCTGAAAAGCTGGAAATAGCATATTGATTGTTCACTACATTGAAAATGCATGGGGCATTGTAGACGGCGGCGAAGGTGAGGCCGTTGTGGAAATCCCCTTCCGAGGTGGAGCCTTCCCCGCACCATGCGGCGGCGATGCGGGTGTCGCCCTTCGAGGCGCTGGCCATCGCCCAGCCGACCGCTTGCGGATATTGCGTGGTGAGATTGCCGGAGATCGTGAAGAAGCCATGGCTCTTCGCGGAATACATGATCGGCAGCTGGCGCCCCATCAGCGGATCGAGCCGGTTGGAATAGATCTGGTTCATCATCCGCTCGATCGGATAATCGCGCGCGATCAATATTCCCGGCTGGCGGTAGCTGGGAAAGCACATGTCCTCGCGGTCAAGCGCCAGGGCGGCCCCGATGGATACCGCCTCCTCGCCGGTCGACTTGACATAGAAACTGGTCTTGCCCTGCCTTTGCGCCCGAAACATCCGGTCGTCGAACGCCCGTATCAACGCCATCTTGCGCAGCATCAGCAGCAGCGTGTCGGGATCGAGCCGGGGATTCCAGCTGCCCACCGCCCGATTGCCGTCGTCCAGCACGCGGATCAGGCCATAGGCCAGCGCATGCATCCCCCCTGCCTCGGCCGTTTCGTCGGGCCGTGGGATCGCGTCAGGCTCGGGTATCTTGAGATAGCTGTAATCGACCTTGTCGCCGGGGCGGAAATGCGGTTCCGGAACATGCAGGCTCAAGGGAGGGCGGTTGGCAGCCCCCTTGCCGGCTTCCATGTCATCCCGTTTCATCGCGCACTACCGCCCTCTCGATGCTTCAACGCGTCAGCATAAAAACCTATCCTGCCTTTCCGGCCGGCACCACCCTGGTCGGCCATGTTTCGTAACATCCCGGCTGCTTGCGCGCCTTGCGCCTGCCCGCGCACCTGCTAAGAGGCCCGCAGATCATCGCGGATTGACAGGACGGATATGGCAAAGATCAAGGTTAAGAACCCCGTTGTCGAAATCGACGGCGACGAGATGACTCGGATCATATGGGAATGGATTCGCGAGCGCCTGATCCTCCCCTATCTCGACATTGATCTGAAATATTACGATCTTTCCATTGAAAAGCGGGACGAAACCGACGACCAGATCACGGTCGACGCCGCCAATGCGATCAAGGAATTCGGCGTCGGCGTGAAATGCGCGACCATCACCCCCGACGAAGCCCGCGTCGAGGAATTCAGCCTCAAAAGCATGTGGAAATCGCCCAACGGCACCATCCGCAATATCCTGGGCGGCGTGGTCTTCCGCGAACCGATCGTCATCAAGAACGTGCCTCGCCTGGTGCCGGGCTGGACCGACCCGATCGTGGTCGGACGCCATGCCTTCGGCGACCAGTACAAAGCAACCGACACCCTTATCCCCGGCCCCGGCAAGCTGCGCCTCGTGTTCGAAGGCGATGACGGCAAGAACATCGATCTGGAGGTGTTCCAGTTCCCCAGCTCCGGCGTCGCCATGGCGATGTACAATCTGGACGATTCGATCCGCGACTTCGCCCGCGCATCCATGAATTACGGCCTGGGCCTCGGCTGGCCGGTATATCTTTCCACCAAGAACACGATCCTCAAGGCCTATGACGGCCGCTTCAAGGATCTGTTCGAGGAAATCTACCAGAACGAGTTCAAGGCGCAGTTCGAGGCCAAGGGCATCACTTACGAGCACCGCCTGATCGACGACATGGTGGCCAGCGCCCTGAAATGGAGCGGCAAGTTCGTCTGGGCCTGCAAGAACTACGATGGCGACGTCCAGTCCGATACGGTCGCCCAGGGCTTCGGCTCGCTCGGCCTCATGACTTCGGTGCTGATGTCTCCGGACGGCAAGACGGTGGAAGCGGAAGCCGCCCACGGCACCGTTACCCGTCACTATCGCCAGCATCAGCAAGGCAAGGCGACCTCCACCAATCCGATCGCGTCCATCTTCGCCTGGACCCGCGGCCTGATCTATCGCGGCCGCTTCGACGATACGCCGGATGTGGTGCGGTTTGCCGAAACGCTCGAGCGCGTCTGCATCGAGACTGTCGAAGGCGGGCAGATGACCAAGGATCTCGCCCTGCTGATCGGCCCGGAACAGAGCTGGATGACCACCGAGAAATTCTTCGAGGCAATCGTGGAAAATCTCGAGCGGGAAATGAACAAGCAGGGCTGATCGCCTGGGCCTGAGAAGCCTAAAGCTTCGCAGGCGACCGCACATGCTCG contains:
- a CDS encoding dihydrolipoamide acetyltransferase family protein, which encodes MPRFEFKLPDIGEGVAEAEIVEWHVAVGDRVEEDQLVASAMTDKATVDLETPRAGIITEVGGKVGDILPIGSVLVVIETDEDQASSAGQGMEEPAVAARPSGQSDKPPLDSEDASEATVQSETVGTFGERREGQVLASPAVRKRAKQLGIELSAVPAPDGQIHHADLDAFLLGGRAARPDLPAEERADRQFPVQGMRRQIALRMAELKRHIPHFTYVEEIDVTELERLRSVLNGREESAPKLTLLPFLVLAMCRALGDFPMMNAHYDDDSGIVTQYGAVHAGIATQTDKGLMVPVIRDAHQMNIWQLSGAISHVAAGARAGRLRKDELSGSTISISSLGKLGGIASTPIINRPEVAILAPNRIAERPVWVADRFEPRKIMNLSISCDHRIIDGHDPASFIQAVREMFETPALLFA
- a CDS encoding alpha-ketoacid dehydrogenase subunit beta, which encodes MTMVQAINSALRVMMARDDRIVVLGEDVGYFGGVFRVTAGLQAEFGKQRCFDTPISECGIIGAAIGMAAYGLRPVPEIQFADYIYPGLDQIISEAARIRYRSAGDFICPMTVRVPFGGGIFGGQTHSQSPESLFTHISGIKTVVPSTPRDAKGLLIAAIEDNDPVIFMEPKRCYNGPFNGKYDQPARSWADHPDADVDEEYFRIPLGKAKIVREGDECTILTYGTMVHVAGQVLEDRGINGELIDLRTLLPLDIEAIEASVRKTGRCLIIHEATRTSGFGAELSALVQERCFYHLEAPIERVTGFDTPYPHSLEWAYFPGPIRIGEALDRLMQD
- a CDS encoding 3-methyl-2-oxobutanoate dehydrogenase (2-methylpropanoyl-transferring) subunit alpha — its product is MKRDDMEAGKGAANRPPLSLHVPEPHFRPGDKVDYSYLKIPEPDAIPRPDETAEAGGMHALAYGLIRVLDDGNRAVGSWNPRLDPDTLLLMLRKMALIRAFDDRMFRAQRQGKTSFYVKSTGEEAVSIGAALALDREDMCFPSYRQPGILIARDYPIERMMNQIYSNRLDPLMGRQLPIMYSAKSHGFFTISGNLTTQYPQAVGWAMASASKGDTRIAAAWCGEGSTSEGDFHNGLTFAAVYNAPCIFNVVNNQYAISSFSGFAGSERTTFAARAIGYGIPGLRVDGNDILAVYAATRWAADRARLNLGPSLIELFTYRAEAHSTSDDPSAYRSAQEREEWPLGDPITRLKRHCIAEGIWDAERQEAMDLEVAREVQAAQKEAERNGILGHGLHQPDQTMFQDVFEKLPWHLKEQCAQAIHERKLKWPE
- a CDS encoding NADP-dependent isocitrate dehydrogenase, translating into MAKIKVKNPVVEIDGDEMTRIIWEWIRERLILPYLDIDLKYYDLSIEKRDETDDQITVDAANAIKEFGVGVKCATITPDEARVEEFSLKSMWKSPNGTIRNILGGVVFREPIVIKNVPRLVPGWTDPIVVGRHAFGDQYKATDTLIPGPGKLRLVFEGDDGKNIDLEVFQFPSSGVAMAMYNLDDSIRDFARASMNYGLGLGWPVYLSTKNTILKAYDGRFKDLFEEIYQNEFKAQFEAKGITYEHRLIDDMVASALKWSGKFVWACKNYDGDVQSDTVAQGFGSLGLMTSVLMSPDGKTVEAEAAHGTVTRHYRQHQQGKATSTNPIASIFAWTRGLIYRGRFDDTPDVVRFAETLERVCIETVEGGQMTKDLALLIGPEQSWMTTEKFFEAIVENLEREMNKQG